From the genome of Natronococcus sp. CG52:
TTAGAATATGTATAATATATTATTACCACCCTAATATTCATAGACTGTTTTCAGGAGTAAAATATATATTCGGTTGGTGTACAGTATGCTTCATGTAATCTGTACATAAGAAAGAGCCTAAATTGAATGGAGTAGCTAGTATAGGTTTACTCGCTAGTGGTGGGTAAGCCGAACAGTAATCACTGCGAAAACTAATAAATGTCAGATACACGCGAACAGATATGGGTTGTTGCCCTTGCTATACTGGTGGTACTCTCGATCGTCGCGATCGGGACTACAGGAGCAATGGGCGGTGCAGTTGCAGACGAGGGAATCGACGCACAATCGTCGACGACAACCGAGACACGAGACGCGGACGCACATGTTGATCCGAGACTCGAGGAGGCCGAGGGCACCGAACAGGTATACCTGGTTCTCGATCAGTACGACGGGTCTCTCAGCGAGGATCGCGAAGAAGCGATCACCCAACTTCGGGAGTATTCCGAGGAATCGCAGGCGACCGCTCGCCAGGAAGTCACCGCCATGAACGGCGTTGAACTCATCAATACCTACTGGATCACCAACGCCATCCGCGCCGAAGTTGACGCCGACACCGTCGACACCGAAGAGCTCGCCGCCATCGACGGTGTCAACACCGTCATGATCCGGCCCGAGTACCAAATTCCCGAACCCGTCGACCGTAACGAAGAGGTACCGAGTAGCCTTCAGGAAGACGACCACACTTACGGGCTGAACCAGATCAACGCCTCCGACACGTGGGAAGACTTCAATGCCCGAGGCGAGGACGTCAAAGTCGCCGTCCTCGACACCGGCTTCGACGTCAGCCACCAGGACCTCGACCTCTACACCGAGGACGCGGACGATCCGACGTACCCGGGCGGGTGGGTCGAAATCGGCCCCGACGGTGAGCCCGTCGAGGACTCCGAGCCGTACGACACCCACTACCACGGCACCCATGTCGGCGGCACGGTCGGGGCCGACGTCCCAGCCGATGATGACACTCCCGCCTACGGCGTCGCGCCGGGTGTCGACCTCCAGCACGCGCTGGTGCTGCCGGGTGGCTCCGGCGCCAGCTCGGACCCGATCGCCGGCTTCGAGTATACCGTCGAAGAGATGGACACCGACGTCGTGAGCATGAGCTTCGGCGCCGGCTGCGGTCTCTTCGGTCCGGTCTACCAGGACGCCTGGATTCCCGTGATCCAGAACGCCAACGATATGGGCGTGCCCGCAGTCACCTCCTCGGGTAACTCCGGCGAGGGCTGCGTGGGCTCGCCGGCGAACATTCACGACTCGTTCTCGATCGGCGCCTCAAACGCCGACGGCGATATCACCGACTTCTCGAGCGGCGACACCATCGCCGCCGACAACTGGGACAACCCGGACCCCGAGTGGCCCGACGAGTGGATCAAACCGGACGTCGCCGCCCCCGGCGAGGACGTCCTCAGCGCCGAACCCGGAGACGGCTACCAGGAACTCGACGGCACCTCGATGGCCGCCCCGCACGCCGCGGGGACCATCGCGCTGATGCTCTCAGCGAACGACGAACTGACCGCCGAGGAAATCCAGAATACCCTCGAGGAGACCGCCTGGAAACCCGACGACTGGGACGAACCCGGCGACGAGAAGGACGTCCGGTACGGCTACGGGATCATCGACGCCTACGCGGCCGTCGACGAGGTCGGCGTCGGCGCCCTCGAGTACGACCTTGGTGACGTCAATCAGGACGAGTCAGTCAACGTCCAGGACGTCCAGCTGACCCAGCAGTACCTCCAAGACATGGACCCCGACGAGTTCAACGAGGACCTCGGGGACCTCGACCGTGACGGCGAGGTTACGACCACCGACCTGAACCTGCTGCAGTACAAGGTTCAGGGCAATCTCGACGAAGGAGAGATCGCCGTCTCGAACCTTGAAACGCTCGACGAGGCTGACCAGGGCGAGACGATCGAGGTTACGGTCGACCTCGAGAACCTCGGCGAAGAGGGTGCGGTCCAGGAACTCGGCGTTCACGTAAGCGAGGATCCGGACGACCTCGGTGACGGCGAGCCCGTTACGACGGAGGTCGTCGATGTGGCCGCTCCCGGCGTCGACGACCCGGTCGACCAACCCGCCGAGACGACGATCACCATCGACGTCGACACGAGCGAAATCGAACCCGGCGACTATCACATCGGCGTCTTCTCCGAGGACGACTCCGCGAGCGACGAACTCACCATCCTCGGGTCGCACTTCGCCGTCTCGAACCTCGAGGCACCCGACCAGGCCGACCAGGGCGAGACGGTCGAAGTCAGCGCCGATGTCGAGAACACGGGTAACACCGAGGACACGCAGGACGTCGAGTTCCGCTTCGACGACTTGAACGAACCGCTGCTCGTCGAGGAGAACGTCACCCTCGGCGCCGGCGAGGGGACGAGCGTGACCTTCGAAGTTGATACGAGCGACTTCAGCGAGGGCGCGTACGACCACGGCGTCTTCTCCGAGGACGACGAGGCGACGACGACGATCACCATCCTCGAGCCGTACTTCGACGTCGAAATCACCGACGCACCGGAGACAGTCAGCGCCGGTGAGAGCTACACGGTCGACGCGACCGTCGAGAACACCGGCGACGCGCCGGACGAACAAGAGATCGTCTACGACCTCGGCGCCGGCGGCGGCACCGTCGCCGTCGTCGACGTTGCAGCGGACACCAAACAGGGCGAGGGAATCGCGGACGTCCTCAACGACAGTCTCGACGCCGAGACCTACGAGGTCGAGGTCGTCACCGCCGAGAACCTGCTCGACGAGATGGGCGACTACGACACGTTCGTCGTCCAGCGCTTCGGCAGCGACGAGATCGCCGAGGACTTCCTCGACGCCCTCGAGGCCGACCAGGGCGCGGTGTACCTTGACTCGTATCAAGGAGGGTCCTCGCAGACGTACGCCGACGGCGTGTACCGCCTGAACAATGTCCGCGAGAACCCTGCCGAGCGCGATTCGGACGCGACGGCGACCGACGGTGAGCCGGTCGAGATCGACATCCACGAAGATCACCCGATCTTCGCCGGCGTCGGCTCGGCCGGCGATTCCGTCGAAGTGTACGCCGGAACCACCACGTGGGGTGCGTGGTTCGACGACTACGACGGTACCGTCCTCGCCGACGCCGACTTCTCCGCCGGCGACGACGGCGTTCACGAGGGGCCGTCGATCGCGGTGAACGATGACGAGAACGAGGTCCTGGCGACCGCCGTCGCCCGCGACTTCTTCACCGACGAACCGTCCTTCACCGAGGAGGGCAACCAGCTGCTCGCGAACGCCGTCGAGTACGCCACGACCGGCGGCGTCACGGCCGATGCGACGTCGATCGAGAACTCGGATGTCGTCCGGCTCGAGCCGGGCGAGAGCGAGGGCGTCACGCTCTCGTACACGGTACCGGACGACGTCGAACCCGGCGACGCGAACCACATCGTCTCCAGCGAGGACGACCAGGATCTCGCGCCGGTCACGATCGAAGACGACACGCCGACCGGCGACGTCGTTGGAACGGTCGTCGACGACCAGACCGGCGACCCGATCGAGAACGCGACGGTCGAACTCGGTACGGGCGATGAGACCTACACCGACGTGACCGACGTCGACGGCGCCTACACCCTCGAGAACGTCCCCGCCGGTGAACACGAGATCACCGTCACCGCAGAGGGGTACGCCGAGAAAACCGACACCGTGGAGGTGCCCGAAGACGGAACCATCACCAAGGACATCGGCCTCCACACCGAATCCGGTGCGATCAGCGGGCAGGTGACTGCCAGCGACGACGGCGCGCCCGTCGAAAACGCCACCGTCGTCGCCGAGAACGATGACGGCGGGATCTACGAGGCAACCACCGACGCGAACGGCGAGTACACCCTCGAGAACGTCTCGGCGGGGACCTACGTCGTGAACGTCGCGGACACGCCGCCGGGCTACCAGCCCGACGAGATCGTCGTGGTCGAACCCGGCGAGCACGTCGAGGACGTCGACTTCGAAATCGACCGCACCGCCGGCGCGATCGAGGGGTACGTCACCAACGCGGCGGGAGTCCCCATCGAAGACGCGCACGTCGTCGACGCCGACGGCGACGCATTCAACGTCACCACCAACGCTGACGGCTACTACGAGATCGAGAACGTCACTCCTGGCACGTACGCGCTGCGCGCGATCGCTGACGGGTACGACGACTCACACATCTCGTTCGTCGAGGTCGACGCCGGCGAAACCACCGTCGAGAACCTCACCCTCGGCACCTACTTCGAGGTCTCCGACTTCGAAGCGCCCGACACGGCGAGTCAGGGCGAGGAGATCACGGTCAACGCGACCATCACGAACGTCGGCGAGCGGGAGGATACCCGCACCGTGTTCTACTTCCCACCGGGCACCGACTTCGGCGGCGACGTTATCGATTACGAGCCCGAGCAGTCTCAGACGGTAACCCTCGAGGGCGGCGAGTCCACGACGGTGGAGTTCAGCTACGAGATCCCCGAGGACGAAGCGACCGGCGAATCCACGCACGGGATCTCGGCCGACGAGGTCGAAACCGCACCGATCACCATCGAAGGCGACGACGCCGACCCGGACCCGGCGTACTTCGAAGTGAGCGACCTCGACGGACCCGATAGCGTGCAGGCCGGCGACGAACTCTCCGTCGACGCTACGATAACCAACACCGGTGACGAGGAGGGGACCGAGACGGTCTTCCTCTTCTGGGATCAGTCGGCCGACGGACTCGCGGACGCCACGCACGAGGAACTCCGCGAGTACGGTCCTGACTCGATGGTCGAACTCACCCTCCAGGGCGGCGAGTCAGAAACGGTTACGCTGACGCACGCGGTCGACGCCGAGACCGAACCGGGAACCTACCCATATACGGTATCGGCGCTCCTCGAGATGGCCGACGACGACGTCGTCGTCGAGAGCGCACAGAACAGCGTGCGACCGCCCGCTCACGCGGGCCCGGGAACGCCAGGGAGCGCGGCGAATCCGCTTGTCCACGCGGGCGCCTAGACTGGCCACCCGGCCCGATCGGATATCCCGCCATTTTTCGGGCGACCAACGCTCCGTCCAACACCGTTAGTCGGGAGCAGTGAAACAGAGAGATTGAGAAGCACCCGCCAGACCGCCATATCGAGTCTATTGAACGCTTTGCACAGCGTTGACGGGGCAGGAAGTTCAGTGAGGTTGATCGCGTTCCGAATGCGGGACATTTCAATGAGTTCGTCGAGGAGTGTTCGATAGGTCGTGTTCTTCCGAACTTTGAGACACAGGAGAACGATGTGCTGATGAAGCGTGTAGCGTTGTTTGGAGAACTTGAAGGAGTATCGAGCCACAGCACGTTGCGCTAACTGAAATGCTTCCTCGACAAACCGGAGCAGTCGTGACTTCGGGAGAGTCTACATTCGGTCACACTACTGTCCAAACGTATACCTTCTCAAGGATTTCAACAGAGTCGGATATTCCTCTCTCCAGAAGCCCAAATGGGACGAGGATGACCGCAGTGATGACACCGACGGCGACAACAGTCTTAACTGCTCGCAGGGGCTGTTTGCCGTACAGGTATTGTCGGATAGCGGCCACAGTAGTCGCCTGAATCCCACAAAGAGATATACTTTCGGTCGGCTGATGGCAGGATTGCAGCACTGTATCATCAAGAAAAATAGACACAATCTTTTTGATACGAATTATAATAGTTGGCAGTATGACATCCAAAGAAGCATCGAATAATTCAGATGTGCGATTCAAGAAGCGCCTTGTGAGGGTGGTCGTTTCGGTCGTCGTACTGACTGGTGTGACTGTCGTTCTCGGGTACGGCGGGTGGATTGTCTTGACGCTCACGGCCAAGGTCGGTGGCTATGATCCGAAGACAGCTGATGGGGAGTTACTACGTAATCGGTTACTGACGTGGCCCGACCGCAACAGAGAAGTCATGCGCTCGAATGGCAGAGCGAGCCTCCCGTTGAAACCTTAGCGTATTTGCGACACTCATCCTCTGTATTCAGCACGCCAGTCCTGTCAGTTGGTGAGGGTTTCAACAGAGCTCTCTCGTAGTAAATTGGAAATTCAGCATTCGCTAATTGGGTGGGGAGGGACATCAACGAAATTCCCACAGATATTATCCAAGGTATTGCACCAATAATGATAATAGAGGTTATGATTATAGGTCTTGGCTGTCGATAGTATTTAGAATACGCTTCGTAATTCAGCCCTATGACCCAAAAGTCGAAGATGATCTAATCATATCATTACTATGGAATAGCCTTAGTGAATAGTGAATCGCACTTCACCGGTTAAATGGTCTGCAACTCTATCAGTTGGCTTATTCCAGCACCTCGAACGTTTCTTTGGTGAGGGTCATCACAAGCTCATCTGCTGGTTCTACTTCACGTGTTAGTCCGGCACTCTGGCCTGCATAGAGAGGTAATTCCTCTACGTCTCCACTCATATCAGGTACTGAAAGTGAATCCTCGTACCGCCGTACCGGAGTACCATCATCTGTTTCGGCAACGATGTCGCCCTCTCCCGGTCGTTCCGTTGAGGGGTGTTCTGCTGCCCTCCATTCTTCGACAGTCCCATTTTCGATTACCCGATGTGGCACATCTGGCCATCCTTCGTCGAAAAGCGTCGAGTAAACTGTGTCAGTCTCTTCCGCGTCAATTACCCGCTGTCGATACAGCCGATGGACGTGAGCTTCTTCCGTTGCGAGAAATCGCGTGCCGAGCCACGCGTCTGCCGCGCCGAGAGTGAGTACCGCAGCAATTCCGCGTCCATCTGCGATACCACCAGCGGCGATGACTGGTGTGTCGGGTACGGCATCAACGATACGGGGTACCAGCGGGAGTGTGGCGACTTCACTCTGCACGTGCCCGCCTGCTTCCCATCCCTGTGCAACGAGAATATCTACATCTGCATCGACAGCATCCTTCGCCTCTTCAGCACTTCCTACCGATTGGAGAACGATCCCATCACGCGAATGAATTTGCTCGGTATACGGTGCGGCCTCCCCAAATGAAAAGGAGAAGATGTCGATTCCTTCGTCAAGACAGACTTCAACGTGGGTCTCTGTCGGGACGTTTTTCGCGTCCGAATCCGCGACAATATTGACGCCGAAAACGCCCTCTGTCCGCTGTTTGGTTTCAGTGATAACCTTACGGGTTGCCTCAGCGTCACGCCATGTAACGGCCAGCATTCCGAGTGCGCCAGCGTCAGCAACGGTGGCTGCCAAAGCGGGACAGGTCGCACTTCCGACCGGTGCTTGAACGATGGGAACGTCAAGACTGAGGGCATCAGTGAGGGGCGTCGTCAGCCGGGGCATAGCGAATCAAGTAGAAGTTTGATGTATGGGTTCTTGGTTCTAGTGAGTTGAACACGCGCCCGCGTGTGCATGACACCGATTCCCCGATACTGGCAACACTGGAGATCTCGCGCCGACGTCGCCGGTAAAGTAAAGACAGATATGATATTACTGCGGGCTGTCCCGAAAGGGATCTGGAAGCGTACTCATGGACTCTGCACTGTGGGCGAGGAACCGGCCCGCTGCAACGGGCTGTTTCCTTCATTGTGGATTCGGCCCGTTCCACCGGGCCACTTTTTGAGAACGGAGACGGGTGCCATGAGTGTAACAGTAGATAGTAGCACGATTTCTTTATTCAGAGTTGGCCGTGAAACTCGCGTTCAGTATAGAGAAGTACTCATCACGGAACATATGACAACTGATGGAGGGGTCGCTGGAGATCGGATGAATACGAAAACTGTCAAACTGTAGATATAAATAACACATCCGCCTATATAGGTCATGGCCACCGCATTCCAGGCACCCTCCAGTCGAACGGTCAGTCGCCTGCTGAGCGTTCTTGCCATCCTGTTTGCCAGCGTAGCAGTTACGTACCTCCTGCTTCCGAATCCACTTGGAGATGTATTCTTTGCCGGAACCGTGATGCTCAGCGTTATTTTCGCCCTTGTCGGTGGGGTTGGCGCGTGGACGAACCGGCCACCGCTCGTTTGGGTGGCCGCGCTCCTGTTGACGGGGCTTTCGATCGTAGGGATGTTGTCAGTCGGACGCTTCATCGCACCCGCCGCTCTCCTCTTGCTCGGGGCCGCCGTATTCTCTCAGATAGCCGGGCCGCGTACGGACGTTCGGGAGACAATTATTGCCAATCCGCCGACTGAACGGGAAGTCATGCGGAAGAAGCAGGTCGGCACCGGTTCAGTAGTCGTCGGAGTTGGACTGGTGTACGTAGGTGCATTCAGACGAGAACTGTTCGGG
Proteins encoded in this window:
- a CDS encoding carboxypeptidase regulatory-like domain-containing protein, which gives rise to MGGAVADEGIDAQSSTTTETRDADAHVDPRLEEAEGTEQVYLVLDQYDGSLSEDREEAITQLREYSEESQATARQEVTAMNGVELINTYWITNAIRAEVDADTVDTEELAAIDGVNTVMIRPEYQIPEPVDRNEEVPSSLQEDDHTYGLNQINASDTWEDFNARGEDVKVAVLDTGFDVSHQDLDLYTEDADDPTYPGGWVEIGPDGEPVEDSEPYDTHYHGTHVGGTVGADVPADDDTPAYGVAPGVDLQHALVLPGGSGASSDPIAGFEYTVEEMDTDVVSMSFGAGCGLFGPVYQDAWIPVIQNANDMGVPAVTSSGNSGEGCVGSPANIHDSFSIGASNADGDITDFSSGDTIAADNWDNPDPEWPDEWIKPDVAAPGEDVLSAEPGDGYQELDGTSMAAPHAAGTIALMLSANDELTAEEIQNTLEETAWKPDDWDEPGDEKDVRYGYGIIDAYAAVDEVGVGALEYDLGDVNQDESVNVQDVQLTQQYLQDMDPDEFNEDLGDLDRDGEVTTTDLNLLQYKVQGNLDEGEIAVSNLETLDEADQGETIEVTVDLENLGEEGAVQELGVHVSEDPDDLGDGEPVTTEVVDVAAPGVDDPVDQPAETTITIDVDTSEIEPGDYHIGVFSEDDSASDELTILGSHFAVSNLEAPDQADQGETVEVSADVENTGNTEDTQDVEFRFDDLNEPLLVEENVTLGAGEGTSVTFEVDTSDFSEGAYDHGVFSEDDEATTTITILEPYFDVEITDAPETVSAGESYTVDATVENTGDAPDEQEIVYDLGAGGGTVAVVDVAADTKQGEGIADVLNDSLDAETYEVEVVTAENLLDEMGDYDTFVVQRFGSDEIAEDFLDALEADQGAVYLDSYQGGSSQTYADGVYRLNNVRENPAERDSDATATDGEPVEIDIHEDHPIFAGVGSAGDSVEVYAGTTTWGAWFDDYDGTVLADADFSAGDDGVHEGPSIAVNDDENEVLATAVARDFFTDEPSFTEEGNQLLANAVEYATTGGVTADATSIENSDVVRLEPGESEGVTLSYTVPDDVEPGDANHIVSSEDDQDLAPVTIEDDTPTGDVVGTVVDDQTGDPIENATVELGTGDETYTDVTDVDGAYTLENVPAGEHEITVTAEGYAEKTDTVEVPEDGTITKDIGLHTESGAISGQVTASDDGAPVENATVVAENDDGGIYEATTDANGEYTLENVSAGTYVVNVADTPPGYQPDEIVVVEPGEHVEDVDFEIDRTAGAIEGYVTNAAGVPIEDAHVVDADGDAFNVTTNADGYYEIENVTPGTYALRAIADGYDDSHISFVEVDAGETTVENLTLGTYFEVSDFEAPDTASQGEEITVNATITNVGEREDTRTVFYFPPGTDFGGDVIDYEPEQSQTVTLEGGESTTVEFSYEIPEDEATGESTHGISADEVETAPITIEGDDADPDPAYFEVSDLDGPDSVQAGDELSVDATITNTGDEEGTETVFLFWDQSADGLADATHEELREYGPDSMVELTLQGGESETVTLTHAVDAETEPGTYPYTVSALLEMADDDVVVESAQNSVRPPAHAGPGTPGSAANPLVHAGA
- a CDS encoding NAD(P)H-dependent flavin oxidoreductase → MPRLTTPLTDALSLDVPIVQAPVGSATCPALAATVADAGALGMLAVTWRDAEATRKVITETKQRTEGVFGVNIVADSDAKNVPTETHVEVCLDEGIDIFSFSFGEAAPYTEQIHSRDGIVLQSVGSAEEAKDAVDADVDILVAQGWEAGGHVQSEVATLPLVPRIVDAVPDTPVIAAGGIADGRGIAAVLTLGAADAWLGTRFLATEEAHVHRLYRQRVIDAEETDTVYSTLFDEGWPDVPHRVIENGTVEEWRAAEHPSTERPGEGDIVAETDDGTPVRRYEDSLSVPDMSGDVEELPLYAGQSAGLTREVEPADELVMTLTKETFEVLE